In Mastomys coucha isolate ucsf_1 unplaced genomic scaffold, UCSF_Mcou_1 pScaffold5, whole genome shotgun sequence, one genomic interval encodes:
- the Samd14 gene encoding sterile alpha motif domain-containing protein 14 isoform X2: MASSKLREPVDEVFDLDLAVPETTRLDSSLHKARAQLLAKGRRHRPSRSRLRDSASSAEDGEGSDGPGGKVTDGCSSPLHRLRSPLHSGPGSPASGSFCLEPPGLRRSLDEDEPPPSPLARYRPLHNAASHEGLAATSGSPPRSAPSSDSSPSFVRRYPRAEPHSEDDSRDASPPEPASPTIGLDKKTRRKFLDLGVTLRRASTSKSRKEKGSNRLSMGSRESVEGSGRTGSSPFLPFSWFTDSGKGSASSGSTTSPTCSPKHEGFSPKKSASQESTLSDDSTPPSSSPKIPGGPRQETKCSYPYHTLSQSSDEFLDESLPAVQHWTSQQVGQWLHSLNLEQYVAEFAARQVDGPQLLQLDGSKLKSLGLSNSHDRALVKRKLKELAAAAEKERKAQEKTARQREKLRRREHEAKKS, from the exons ATGGCTTCTTCAAAGCTCCGAGAACCTGTGGATGAAGTTTTTG ACCTGGACTTGGCTGTACCAGAGACCACCAGACTGGACAGCAGCTTACACAAAGCCAGGGCTCAGCTGCTGGCCAAGGGGCGGAGACACCGGCCTTCCCGCTCCAGGCTACGTGACAGTGCCAGCTCTGCTGAGGATGGTGAAGGCTCCGATGGGCCCGGAGGCAAG GTGACTGACGGCTGCAGTAGCCCGCTGCACCGGCTGCGCTCGCCTCTGCACTCGGGTCCAGGGTCCCCAGCCAGTGGCTCTTTCTGCCTGGAGCCCCCGGGCTTGAGGCGCAGTCTGGATGAGGACGAGCCGCCGCCCTCGCCACTCGCTCGGTACCGGCCCCTGCACAACGCCGCCTCGCATGAAGGCCTGGCCGCCACCTCCGGCTCGCCACCACGCTCTGCACCCTCCTCGGACAGCTCCCCGAGCTTCGTGCGTCGCTACCCTCGAGCAGAGCCGCACAGCGAAG aTGACAGCCGGGATGCCAGCCCCCCTGAGCCTGCCAGCCCCACCATCGGCTTGGATAAGAAGACTCGCAGGAAATTCCTGGACCTGGG GGTCACTCTCCGCCGAGCATCCACCAGCAAGAGCCGGAAGGAGAAAGGTAGCAACCGCCTGTCCATGGGCAGCAG GGAGTCTGTAGAAGGCTCTGGAAGGACGGGGAGCTCCCCATTCCTGCCCTTTTCCTGGTTCACAGACAGTGGCAAGGGCTCTGCTTCCTCGGGGAGCACCACCTCTCCAACCTGTTCCCCCAAACACGAGGGCTTCAGCCCCAAGAAGTCAGCTTCCCAG GAATCTACCCTGAGCGATGACTCCACACCCCCCAGCAGCAGCCCCAAGATCCCCGGTGGTCCTCGACAGGAGACCAAATGCTCCTATCCCTACCACACGCTGTCCCAGTCTTCAGATGAA TTCCTGGATGAGTCCCTCCCTGCCGTACAACACTGGACCAGCCAGCAGGTGGGCCAGTGGCTGCACAGTCTCAACCTGGAGCAATATGTTGCTGAGTTTGCTGCCCGGCAGGTAGACGGGCCTCAGCTCCTGCAGCTGGACGGAAGCAAACTGAAG AGCCTGGGGCTTAGCAATTCGCATGACCGGGCGCTAGTGAAGCGGAAGTTGAAGGAGCTGGCAGCGGCTGCTGAGAAGGAACGGAAGGCGCAGGAGAAGACCGCAAGGCAGCGGGAGAAGCTGCGGCGCCGCGAGCATGAAGCCAAAAAGAGCTAG
- the Samd14 gene encoding sterile alpha motif domain-containing protein 14 isoform X3: MKFLTWTWLYQRPPDWTAAYTKPGLSCWPRGGDTGLPAPGYVTVPALLRMVKAPMGPEVTDGCSSPLHRLRSPLHSGPGSPASGSFCLEPPGLRRSLDEDEPPPSPLARYRPLHNAASHEGLAATSGSPPRSAPSSDSSPSFVRRYPRAEPHSEDDSRDASPPEPASPTIGLDKKTRRKFLDLGVTLRRASTSKSRKEKGSNRLSMGSRESVEGSGRTGSSPFLPFSWFTDSGKGSASSGSTTSPTCSPKHEGFSPKKSASQESTLSDDSTPPSSSPKIPGGPRQETKCSYPYHTLSQSSDEFLDESLPAVQHWTSQQVGQWLHSLNLEQYVAEFAARQVDGPQLLQLDGSKLKSLGLSNSHDRALVKRKLKELAAAAEKERKAQEKTARQREKLRRREHEAKKS; encoded by the exons ATGAAGTTTTTG ACCTGGACTTGGCTGTACCAGAGACCACCAGACTGGACAGCAGCTTACACAAAGCCAGGGCTCAGCTGCTGGCCAAGGGGCGGAGACACCGGCCTTCCCGCTCCAGGCTACGTGACAGTGCCAGCTCTGCTGAGGATGGTGAAGGCTCCGATGGGCCCGGAG GTGACTGACGGCTGCAGTAGCCCGCTGCACCGGCTGCGCTCGCCTCTGCACTCGGGTCCAGGGTCCCCAGCCAGTGGCTCTTTCTGCCTGGAGCCCCCGGGCTTGAGGCGCAGTCTGGATGAGGACGAGCCGCCGCCCTCGCCACTCGCTCGGTACCGGCCCCTGCACAACGCCGCCTCGCATGAAGGCCTGGCCGCCACCTCCGGCTCGCCACCACGCTCTGCACCCTCCTCGGACAGCTCCCCGAGCTTCGTGCGTCGCTACCCTCGAGCAGAGCCGCACAGCGAAG aTGACAGCCGGGATGCCAGCCCCCCTGAGCCTGCCAGCCCCACCATCGGCTTGGATAAGAAGACTCGCAGGAAATTCCTGGACCTGGG GGTCACTCTCCGCCGAGCATCCACCAGCAAGAGCCGGAAGGAGAAAGGTAGCAACCGCCTGTCCATGGGCAGCAG GGAGTCTGTAGAAGGCTCTGGAAGGACGGGGAGCTCCCCATTCCTGCCCTTTTCCTGGTTCACAGACAGTGGCAAGGGCTCTGCTTCCTCGGGGAGCACCACCTCTCCAACCTGTTCCCCCAAACACGAGGGCTTCAGCCCCAAGAAGTCAGCTTCCCAG GAATCTACCCTGAGCGATGACTCCACACCCCCCAGCAGCAGCCCCAAGATCCCCGGTGGTCCTCGACAGGAGACCAAATGCTCCTATCCCTACCACACGCTGTCCCAGTCTTCAGATGAA TTCCTGGATGAGTCCCTCCCTGCCGTACAACACTGGACCAGCCAGCAGGTGGGCCAGTGGCTGCACAGTCTCAACCTGGAGCAATATGTTGCTGAGTTTGCTGCCCGGCAGGTAGACGGGCCTCAGCTCCTGCAGCTGGACGGAAGCAAACTGAAG AGCCTGGGGCTTAGCAATTCGCATGACCGGGCGCTAGTGAAGCGGAAGTTGAAGGAGCTGGCAGCGGCTGCTGAGAAGGAACGGAAGGCGCAGGAGAAGACCGCAAGGCAGCGGGAGAAGCTGCGGCGCCGCGAGCATGAAGCCAAAAAGAGCTAG
- the Samd14 gene encoding sterile alpha motif domain-containing protein 14 isoform X1: protein MASSKLREPVDEVFDLDLAVPETTRLDSSLHKARAQLLAKGRRHRPSRSRLRDSASSAEDGEGSDGPGGKVGVTDGCSSPLHRLRSPLHSGPGSPASGSFCLEPPGLRRSLDEDEPPPSPLARYRPLHNAASHEGLAATSGSPPRSAPSSDSSPSFVRRYPRAEPHSEDDSRDASPPEPASPTIGLDKKTRRKFLDLGVTLRRASTSKSRKEKGSNRLSMGSRESVEGSGRTGSSPFLPFSWFTDSGKGSASSGSTTSPTCSPKHEGFSPKKSASQESTLSDDSTPPSSSPKIPGGPRQETKCSYPYHTLSQSSDEFLDESLPAVQHWTSQQVGQWLHSLNLEQYVAEFAARQVDGPQLLQLDGSKLKSLGLSNSHDRALVKRKLKELAAAAEKERKAQEKTARQREKLRRREHEAKKS from the exons ATGGCTTCTTCAAAGCTCCGAGAACCTGTGGATGAAGTTTTTG ACCTGGACTTGGCTGTACCAGAGACCACCAGACTGGACAGCAGCTTACACAAAGCCAGGGCTCAGCTGCTGGCCAAGGGGCGGAGACACCGGCCTTCCCGCTCCAGGCTACGTGACAGTGCCAGCTCTGCTGAGGATGGTGAAGGCTCCGATGGGCCCGGAGGCAAGGTTGGG GTGACTGACGGCTGCAGTAGCCCGCTGCACCGGCTGCGCTCGCCTCTGCACTCGGGTCCAGGGTCCCCAGCCAGTGGCTCTTTCTGCCTGGAGCCCCCGGGCTTGAGGCGCAGTCTGGATGAGGACGAGCCGCCGCCCTCGCCACTCGCTCGGTACCGGCCCCTGCACAACGCCGCCTCGCATGAAGGCCTGGCCGCCACCTCCGGCTCGCCACCACGCTCTGCACCCTCCTCGGACAGCTCCCCGAGCTTCGTGCGTCGCTACCCTCGAGCAGAGCCGCACAGCGAAG aTGACAGCCGGGATGCCAGCCCCCCTGAGCCTGCCAGCCCCACCATCGGCTTGGATAAGAAGACTCGCAGGAAATTCCTGGACCTGGG GGTCACTCTCCGCCGAGCATCCACCAGCAAGAGCCGGAAGGAGAAAGGTAGCAACCGCCTGTCCATGGGCAGCAG GGAGTCTGTAGAAGGCTCTGGAAGGACGGGGAGCTCCCCATTCCTGCCCTTTTCCTGGTTCACAGACAGTGGCAAGGGCTCTGCTTCCTCGGGGAGCACCACCTCTCCAACCTGTTCCCCCAAACACGAGGGCTTCAGCCCCAAGAAGTCAGCTTCCCAG GAATCTACCCTGAGCGATGACTCCACACCCCCCAGCAGCAGCCCCAAGATCCCCGGTGGTCCTCGACAGGAGACCAAATGCTCCTATCCCTACCACACGCTGTCCCAGTCTTCAGATGAA TTCCTGGATGAGTCCCTCCCTGCCGTACAACACTGGACCAGCCAGCAGGTGGGCCAGTGGCTGCACAGTCTCAACCTGGAGCAATATGTTGCTGAGTTTGCTGCCCGGCAGGTAGACGGGCCTCAGCTCCTGCAGCTGGACGGAAGCAAACTGAAG AGCCTGGGGCTTAGCAATTCGCATGACCGGGCGCTAGTGAAGCGGAAGTTGAAGGAGCTGGCAGCGGCTGCTGAGAAGGAACGGAAGGCGCAGGAGAAGACCGCAAGGCAGCGGGAGAAGCTGCGGCGCCGCGAGCATGAAGCCAAAAAGAGCTAG
- the Pdk2 gene encoding pyruvate dehydrogenase kinase, isozyme 2 isoform X1 translates to MKEINLLPDRVLGTPSVQLVQSWYVQSLLDIMEFLDKDPEDHRTLSQFTDALVTIRNRHNDVVPTMAQGVLEYKDTYGDDPVSNQNIQYFLDRFYLSRISIRMLINQHTLIFDGSTNPAHPKHIGSIDPNCSVSDVVKDAYDMAKLLCDKYYMASPDLEIQEVNATNATQPIHMVYVPSHLYHMLFELFKNAMRATVESHESSLTLPPIKIMVALGEEDLSIKMSDRGGGVPLRKIERLFSYMYSTAPTPQPGTGGTPLAGFGYGLPISRLYAKYFQGDLQLFSMEGFGTDAVIYLKALSTDSVERLPVYNKSAWRHYQTIQEAGDWCVPSTEPKNTSTYRVS, encoded by the exons ATGAAAGAGATCAACCTGCTTCCTGACCGAGTGCTGGGCACCCCCTCAGTGCAACTGGTACAGAGCTG GTATGTCCAGAGCCTGCTGGACATCATGGAATTCCTGGACAAGGACCCCGAGGACCACCGGACCCTAAGCCA GTTCACGGATGCCCTGGTCACCATCCGGAACCGGCACAATGACGTAGTGCCCACCATGGCTCAGGGTGTGCTGGAGTACAAGGACACCTACGGTGATGACCCTGTCTCCAACCAGAACATCCAGTACTTCCTGGACCGCTTCTACCTCAGCCGCATCTCCATCCGCATGCTCATCAACCAGCACA CCCTCATCTTTGATGGCAGCACCAACCCAGCCCACCCCAAACACATTGGCAGCATCGATCCCAACTGCAGCGTGTCTGATGTGGTGAAAG ATGCCTATGACATGGCTAAGCTCCTGTGTGACAAGTATTACATGGCTTCCCCTGATCTGGAGATCCAAGAAGTCAATG CCACCAACGCCACCCAGCCCATTCACATGGTGTACGTCCCCTCCCATCTCTACCACATGCTCTTTGAACTCTTCAAG AATGCCATGCGTGCCACAGTGGAAAGCCACGAGTCCAGCCTCACTCTCCCCCCCATCAAGATTATGGTGGCCCTGGGTGAAGAAGATCTGTCCATCAAA ATGAGTGACAGAGGTGGGGGTGTCCCCTTGAGGAAGATCGAGAGGCTCTTCAGCTACATGTACTCCACAGCTCCCACACCCCAGCCTGGCACTGGGGGTACCCCGCTG GCTGGCTTTGGGTATGGACTCCCCATTTCCCGCCTCTACGCCAAGTACTTCCAGGGGGACTTGCAGCTCTTCTCCATGGAGGGCTTTGGGACGGATGCTGTCATCTATCTGAAG GCCCTGTCCACGGACTCCGTGGAGCGCCTGCCTGTCTACAACAAGTCTGCCTGGCGCCACTACCAGACCATCCAGGAGGCCGGGGACTGGTGTGTGCCCAGCACAGAGCCCAAGAACACATCGACATATCGGGTCAGCTAG
- the Pdk2 gene encoding pyruvate dehydrogenase kinase, isozyme 2 isoform X2: MRWVRALLKNASLAGAPKYIEHFSKFSPSPLSMKQFLDFGSSNACEKTSFTFLRQELPVRLANIMKEINLLPDRVLGTPSVQLVQSWYVQSLLDIMEFLDKDPEDHRTLSQFTDALVTIRNRHNDVVPTMAQGVLEYKDTYGDDPVSNQNIQYFLDRFYLSRISIRMLINQHTLIFDGSTNPAHPKHIGSIDPNCSVSDVVKDAYDMAKLLCDKYYMASPDLEIQEVNATNATQPIHMVYVPSHLYHMLFELFKNAMRATVESHESSLTLPPIKIMVALGEEDLSIKMSDRGGGVPLRKIERLFSYMYSTAPTPQPGTGGTPLAGFGYGLPISRLYAKYFQGDLQLFSMEGFGTDAVIYLKALSTDSVERLPVYNKSAWRHYQTIQEAGDWCVPSTEPKNTSTYRVS, from the exons GATCCAGCAATGCCTGCGAGAAAACTTCATTCACTTTCCTCAGGCAGGAGCTGCCCGTGCGCCTGGCCAACATCATGAAAGAGATCAACCTGCTTCCTGACCGAGTGCTGGGCACCCCCTCAGTGCAACTGGTACAGAGCTG GTATGTCCAGAGCCTGCTGGACATCATGGAATTCCTGGACAAGGACCCCGAGGACCACCGGACCCTAAGCCA GTTCACGGATGCCCTGGTCACCATCCGGAACCGGCACAATGACGTAGTGCCCACCATGGCTCAGGGTGTGCTGGAGTACAAGGACACCTACGGTGATGACCCTGTCTCCAACCAGAACATCCAGTACTTCCTGGACCGCTTCTACCTCAGCCGCATCTCCATCCGCATGCTCATCAACCAGCACA CCCTCATCTTTGATGGCAGCACCAACCCAGCCCACCCCAAACACATTGGCAGCATCGATCCCAACTGCAGCGTGTCTGATGTGGTGAAAG ATGCCTATGACATGGCTAAGCTCCTGTGTGACAAGTATTACATGGCTTCCCCTGATCTGGAGATCCAAGAAGTCAATG CCACCAACGCCACCCAGCCCATTCACATGGTGTACGTCCCCTCCCATCTCTACCACATGCTCTTTGAACTCTTCAAG AATGCCATGCGTGCCACAGTGGAAAGCCACGAGTCCAGCCTCACTCTCCCCCCCATCAAGATTATGGTGGCCCTGGGTGAAGAAGATCTGTCCATCAAA ATGAGTGACAGAGGTGGGGGTGTCCCCTTGAGGAAGATCGAGAGGCTCTTCAGCTACATGTACTCCACAGCTCCCACACCCCAGCCTGGCACTGGGGGTACCCCGCTG GCTGGCTTTGGGTATGGACTCCCCATTTCCCGCCTCTACGCCAAGTACTTCCAGGGGGACTTGCAGCTCTTCTCCATGGAGGGCTTTGGGACGGATGCTGTCATCTATCTGAAG GCCCTGTCCACGGACTCCGTGGAGCGCCTGCCTGTCTACAACAAGTCTGCCTGGCGCCACTACCAGACCATCCAGGAGGCCGGGGACTGGTGTGTGCCCAGCACAGAGCCCAAGAACACATCGACATATCGGGTCAGCTAG